CGTAAGCCTTCAATGGCTTGATCAAGATCGTCTCCAGCCTTGGCTGCCAACACAACACCCCACGCGGCCGCAACCCCAATGGCAGGTGCACCACGAACAGCCATCGAACGGATCGCCTCGCTGACTTCGCGCCAATGGGTGAGCTGCCGATACACAACCGTGTGGGGCAGGCAACGCTGATCGAGCAAATCGAGGTGATCGCCAGTCCAGCGCAAACTCCGAGGAAGCGTCAAAACAGGGGGTTAGCTTCTACTTGTATAGAAGACAACACCACTCCGAAGGCGTGAACACGATCCAGGAGCTCCGCGAACAGCTAGCCAAAACGATTGGAGACTTGCATGGACGTAGATGGTGCGAGGGCACAGGCGGCAATTTCAGTGTTGTGGTTCAACACGATCCCATCCATCTACTCATGGCTCCCAGCGGCGTAAACAAAGGGCGGCTGGAACCAGCTGAACTCGTCATTGTTGACGAACAGAACAATGTGATTGAGGGACGGGGACGAGCGAGCGCAGAAACAACACTGCATTTAGAAATCATTAGGCAATTAAAATGTGGAGCAGTACTTCATACGCACTCCATTGAAACCACTGTCCTCTCAGCTCATTACGCAAGGGTCGGGACAATCCAATTAGAAGGATGGGAAATGCTCAAGGGATTAAAAGGAATTACATCCCATGAAACAACAATCGACATTCCAATCATGTCTAACAATCAAAACATAGAAGAACTCAGCCAGACGGTTCGGCCGTATCTCAGTAAAACCATTCCAGGAATACTGGTGGCAGGCCATGGCCTTTACGCTTGGGGCGATTCATTAGCAGAAGCTCAAAGACATGTGGAGATCCTAGAATTCTTATTCTCAGTCTTATTGAAGAAAAAACTATTGCAACTCAGCCAATGATTAGCCATATCTTACTCGACATCGAGGGGACAACATGTCCGGTTACATTTGTCACAGAGACCCTCTTTCCTTATGCACAATTAGCACTAAAAGACTTTCTAGAAAGACACAAAGATGATCCGTCTATAAGTCAACTAATCAACAATGCAGAAGACGAATGGATGCAGGATCAAGACAAACAAAGTGCCACACTCAGGCATTCATCCGAAGAAATACAACAACCTAAACATCTAAAGATCGAATCTTACCTTCAGCTTTTAATAGCATCAGACAAAAAATCAACAGCCCTTAAAGATATTCAAGGCAAGGTATGGAAAGAAGGATACACAACAGGCAAGATCACTTCAGAGCTCTTTGAAGATGCCTATGAAGGCCTAAAAAAATGGCATAAACAAGGATTTACGCTGGGCATATACTCTTCAGGAAGCGTCGAGGCACAGCGCTTGCTATACAAGTACACAAGCAAAGGAGACATTGAGAATCTATTTAGCCACTGGTTCGACACCCACATTGGCAACAAGAAAGAACAAAGAAGCTACACGGCAATTGCATCATCAATGGCTTGTAAGCCTCAAAATATTCTCTTCATTAGCGATAACAGCGACGAATGTGATGCCGCGAAGGGTGCTGGACTATTCACCCTTTACAGCTTGAGAGAAGGCAATCCACAACAAGAGCCAAGAGATCATCCCATAATTATCAATCTTGGAGACGTCGATCAGTGGCTCAAATAAAGACTGAAATCCAAGTGTAGGGGCACAAAAAAACCACCTCCGTGGAGGTGGTTTCTTCGTAAAAATAATCAGACCGTGATGGCCTTCAGATCATTTTTTTTTGAGAATGTTTTACCTGGCATTGAGCTATTTTCTCAGGGGGCTACCCCCCAAATATCGTCGCCGCTGATGCGTTTCACAACCGAGTTCGGGATGGATCGAAGTGGTTCCACACCGCCATGAACACCAGGATAGATACATTCTCAGAGGGTGAACCCTGAGAACTGCATAGGATTACAACTTACGTTGCGCGTCTGAATCAACAAAGAATTTGTCTTCAGGCAAGAACCAAAATGTTGGTCAAGCCCTCGGTCTATTAGTACTCCTCCGCTGCATCCATTACTGGACTTCCACGTAGAGCCTATCAACGGGTGTTCTTCCCGTGACCTTACTGGGTTACCCCATGGGAACACTCATCTTGAGGTGGGCTTCCCACTTAGATGCTTTCAGCGGTTATCCACTCCGCACATGGCTACCCAGCGTTTACCGTTGGCACGATAACTGGTACACCAGAGGTGCGTTCCTCCCGGTCCTCTCGTACTAGGGAGAAATCCTCTCAATGTTCCTACGCGTACACCGGATATGGACCGAACTGTCTCACGACGTTCTGAACCCAGCTCGCGTACCGCTTTAATGGGCGAACAGCCCAACCCTTGGGACCGACTTCAGCCCCAGGTTGCGATGAGCCGACATCGAGGTGCCAAACCTCCCCGTCGATGTGAACTCTTGGGGGAGATCAGCCTGTTATCCCTAGAGTAACTTTTATCCGTTGAGCGACGGCCCTTCCACTCAGAACCGTCGGATCACTAAAGCCGACTTTCGTCCCTGTTCGACTTGTAGGTCTCACAGTCAAGCTTCCTTCTGCTTTTGCACTCGTCAGCTGATTTCCAACCAGCCTGAGGAAACCTTTGCGCGCCTCCGTTACCTTTTAGGAGGCGACCGCCCCAGTCAAACTGCCCACCTGATACTGTCCGCTCCCCGGATAACGGGTGAACGTTAGAATCCTAGCTCTGAAAGAGTGGTATCTCACCATTGACTCCCTCGTACCCACGAGCACGAGATCAACATCTCCCACCTATCCTGCGCATTCAGAGCCCGGACACAATACCAAGCTACAGTAAAGCTTCATAGGGTCTTTCTGTCCAGGTGTACGTAGTCCGCATCTTCACAGACAATTCTATTTCGCCGAGCCTCTCTCCGAGACAGCGCCCTGATCGTTACGCCTTTCGTGCGGGTCGGAACTTACCCGACAAGGAATTTCGCTACCTTAGGACCGTTATAGTTACGGCCGCCGTTCACCGGGGCTTCAGTCGCCAGCTTCGCTTACGCTGACCGGCTTCCTTAACCTTCCGGCACTGGGCAGGCGTCAGCCCCCATACATCGTCTTGCGACTTAGCGGAGACCTGTGTTTTTGGTAAACAGTCGCCAGGGCCTCTTCACTGCGACCACATTGCTGTGGCACCCCTTCTCCCGAAGTTACGGGGCCATTTTGCCGAGTTCCTTAGAGAGAGTTACCTCGCGCACCTCGGTATTCTCTACCACCCCACCTGTGTCGGTTTCGGGTACTGGCAATCATGTCTTAACGGGTATAGAGCTTTTCTTGGAAGCATGACGTCACCAACTTCGCTGCCGTAGCAGCTCGTACTCACGCCTCAGCTCGGAACGTTTTCACCGCTCCTCAACGCCTCGAACGCTTGAACCAGTAACCAACATCTGGCTTGGCTAGCCTTCTCCGTCCCTCTTCCCAAAACATGACCGGTACAGGAATGTTGACCTGTTATCCATCGACTACGCCTTTCGGCCTCGCCTTAGGTCCAGACTAACCCTCCGCGGACGAGCCTGCCGGAGGAACCCTTAGGGTTTCGGTGCATGGGATTCTCACCCATGTTTTCGCTACTCAAGCCGACATTCTCACTTCTATGCAGTCCACATCCGCTCACGCTAATGCTTCGCCCCACATAGAACGCTCCCCTACCATAAAATCCGCAGCTTCGGTACAACACTTAGCCCCGTTCATTTTCGGTGCAGGATCGCTCGACCAGTGAGCTATTACGCACTCCTTTGAGGATGGCTGCTTCTAGGCAAACCTCCTGGTTGTCTATGCAATCCCACCTCCTTTATCACTTAGTGTTGATTTGGGGACCTTAGCTGGCGGTCTGGGCTGTTTCCCTCTCGACCATGGAGCTTATCCCCCACAGTCTGACTGCCTCGCTACACACAGGGTATTCAGAGTTCATCTCGATTTGGTACCGCTCTCGCAGCCCGTACCGAAATGGTGGCTTTACCCCCCTGCTGGAGCACGAGACGCTACGCCTCAACGTATTTCGGGGAGAACCAGCTAGCTCCGGGTTCGATTGGCATTTCACCCCTAACCACAGCTCATCCGCTGGCTTTTCAACGCCAGTCGGTTCGGACCTCCACTTGGTATCACCCAAGCTTCATCCTGGCCATGGTTAGATCACCCGGGTTCGGGTCTATAAACACTGACAAACGCCCTATTCAGACTCGCTTTCGCTATGGCTCCACCATTTCCGGTTTAACCCGCCAGTGCCTATAAGTCGCCGGCTCATTCTTCAACAGGCACACGGTCACCCTATGAGTAGGGCTCCCATTGCTTGTAGGCTCACGGTTTCATGTTCTATTTCACTCCCCTCCCGGGGTTCTTTTCACCTTTCCCTCGCGGTACTGTTTCGCTATCGGTCACACAGTAGTACTTAGCCTTACGAGGTGGTCCTCGCGGATTCACACGGAATTTCACGTGCTCCGTGCTACTCGGGATACAGCTAGCTCAGTTCAGTTTTCAGATACGGGGCTTTCACCCTCTGTGGCGTGCCATTCAAACACTTCTCCTAACATTCCTGATACACGTTGCTGTCCCACAACCCCGATGGTCGAAACCATCGGTTTAGGCTCTTCCCCGTTCGCTCGCCGCTACTTAGGGAGTCGTTTTTACTTTCCTTTCCTCCAGCTACTAAGATGTTTCAGTTCGCTGGGTTGGCTCGCGCCAGCCTATGTATTCAGCTGGCCGTATAAAAGGGTTGCCCCATTCGGAAATTCCCGGATCAAAGCGTGCTTCCAGCTCCCCGAGACTTATCGCAGGTAACCACGTCCTTCATCGCCTCTGTGTGCCAAGGTATCCGCCGTGAGCCCTTTGTAGCTTGACCAATTAACCTCTTAAACGCTTACTGCGGTTGAAAGCAGATTCTTCTGGTTTCATCAACAACTTTCGTTGCTCATAAAAACAAAATCAAACTCTGATTCGCTCGACACGAATCAAAGAACATCTAAGAGTCTCGGCTCTTGCTCAAAAGAATTTTCATTGTTCTAATTCTAAATTCCCTTTCGAGAATTCAGGCTTAAAACAATGCATCTGTAAGATGCTTTGTTTTTCCAGACTTACCTATGCAGTTGTCAAGGTTCTACTAGACATCAAATTAATCTTTCGATTAATCTGAGCCCAGCATCTTATCAACCAATCAAGCAAAAATTGCTTATCTGGCATGACAGGAAGCTGGGGTCCAATCTAGTGGACACATCTAAATCACATTCCCTCGAGTTCATCCTCCGGGTAACCGGACAATGGAGATTGAGTTCGGTCAGTGGAGGTTAGGAGACTCGAACTCCTGACATCCTGCTTGCAAAGCAGGCGCTCTACCAACTGAGCTAAACCCCCAACACCGAATGGGCCATCCTGGACTTGAACCAGGGACCTCACCCTTATCAGGGGTGCGCTCTAACCACCTGAGCTAATGGCCCAGGGGACTCTTCCCTTGCGGGGTGTGACCTAGACAAAGTTTAGGAACTGAACATCTCTTTCAATCTCTTGATGATTGCTCATCATTCTTTGAAAAAATGTTGAGGTACCGATCGACCTAAGGTGACAGGATTTCGGCCTAAGAATAAATTACTCAGACATCAAAATCATTGTTTTGTCTCCCTGTTAGGAGGTGATCCATCCGCACCTTCCGGTACGGATACCTTGTTACGACTTCACCCCAGTCATCAGCCCCACCTTCGACGTCCTCCTCCACAAGGGTTGGAGTAACGGCTTCGGGCGTGGCCAACTTCCATGGTGTGACGGGCGGTGTGTACAAGGCCCGGGAACGTATTCACCGCAGTATGCTGACCTGCGATTACTAGCGATTCCTCCTTCACGTAGGCGAGTTGCAGCCTACGATCTGAACTGAGCCACGGTTTATGGGATTTGCTTGTCCTCGCGAACTTGCTGCCCTTTGTCCGTAGCATTGTAGTACGTGTGTAGCCCAGGATGTAAGGGGCATGATGACTTGACGTCATCCACACCTTCCTCCGGTTTATCACCGGCGGTCTCTCTAGAGTGCCCAACTAAATGCTGGCAACTAAAGACGTGGGTTGCGCTCGTTGCGGGACTTAACCCAACATCTCACGACACGAGCTGACGACAGCCATGCACCACCTGTCACTGCGTTCCCGAAGGCACTCTCTCGTTTCCAAGAGATTCGCAGGATGTCAAACCCTGGTAAGGTTCTTCGCGTTGCATCGAATTAAACCACATACTCCACCGCTTGTGCGGGCCCCCGTCAATTCCTTTGAGTTTCACACTTGCGTGCGTACTCCCCAGGCGGAACACTTAACGCGTTGGCTACGACACCGAGGGGGTCGATTCCCCCGACACCTAGTGTTCATCGTTTACGGCCAGGACTACAGGGGTATCTAATCCCTTTCGCTCCCCTGGCTTTCGTCCATGAGCGTCAGTGATGGCCCAGCAGAGCGCCTTCGCCACTGGTGTTCTTCCCGATATCTACGCATTTCACCGCTACACCGGGAATTCCCTCTGCCCCTACCACACTCAAGCCCCTCAGTTTCCACTGCCATGATGGAGTTAAGCTCCACTTTTTAACAGCAGACTTGAAGGGCCGCCTGCGGACGCTTTACGCCCAATAATTCCGGATAACGCTTGCCACTCCCGTATTACCGCGGCTGCTGGCACGGAATTAGCCGTGGCTTATTCATCAAGTACCGTCAGATCTTCTTCCTTGATAAAAGAGGTTTACAGCCCAGAGGCCTTCATCCCTCACGCGGCGTTGCTCCGTCAGGCTTTCGCCCATTGCGGAAAATTCCCCACTGCTGCCTCCCGTAGGAGTCTGGGCCGTGTCTCAGTCCCAGTGTGGCTGATCATCCTCTCAGACCAGCTACTGATCGATGCCTTGGTGAGCCATTACCTACACCAACTAGCTAATCAGACGCGAGCTCATCCTCAGGCGAAATTCATTTCACCTCGCGGCATATGGGGTATTAGCAGCCGTTTCCAGCTGTTATCCCCCTCCTGAGGGCAGATTCTCACGCGTTACTCACCCGTCCGCCACTAACCCGAAGGTTCGTTCGACTTGCATGTGTTAAGCACGCCGCCAGCGTTCATCCTGAGCCAGGATCAAACTCTCCGTTGTAGATCAACCCCTTTTGGCTTTCACCTCAGATTGACTTGCTTCACCCACACATAAGCACTGGCGTACTTACTGCAGTTGTCGCCACCTTGTCTTCTGACAGATCAAGGGTTCTTAAGAGTGCACTTCTGATTTCTCATCGTGACTTTCCAGGATCTCAGATCCGGTCGTTGCTCCACACTGCGCACACCGACAACGCAAAGGCTCGTGAAAACCTCCTTGTTGTAAGCGCAATGCTTCATTGCAACTTAAATTTTTGACGGGACCTCACACCTTTATCGCAATTTCATTTGAATCCAAATCACATCTCGCGACGCGACTCAAACTCAAACGCGATAAAAGCGTCAGTTCCTAAACTTTTCAATTGTCCAGGTGCGACCAACTCGTATCACTCCCTCTCGGAAGCTGACGGCTGATCAACGCGGTCGTTTCCAACCGCTTTTGAAACTTACAACACCGTCGGATTTCTCCCGCGGCCTCGTAAGCCGACCTCAGAACATCTAAAGGCCTTCGCCTTCAGCGCTTCGGTCTTGCGCGCTCGTCTCTCGACTCCCGCGCAAGACAAAAACATAACACCCCTCGCACCCTCAATGCAACTGCTTGGCAGTGGAAGCATCTCCAGACTTGCTTCCACTGGCGGAACCCTTTGCCATCACTAGGTTTCAAGAAGAAGCCTGCACCTGGAGTGCCATGGGGACGCGATTTACAGAAGAGAGTCAGCGATTTCGTCCCAGTTCCAAAGAAGACCAAGTGGTCCAAAAGGCCCAAGAGCACTTCGAACGCACCCTCATATCGATTCAGGGACAACTCGCCGGAAGCGTTGCAGCTCTTGAAAGTAGTTACGCCGATTCGGAGCTGAACTACGGCGAAATCTTTGTCCGAGACAACGTCCCGGTGATGATTTATTTGCTGGTACAGGGACGCTTCGCGATCGTGAAGCAATTTCTGAAGGTTTGCCTCGACCTCCAGAGCACGAGTGTCCAAACCCGTGGGGTTTTTCCGACAAGTTTCGTTGAAGAAGAGGGGAATCTGGTTGCTGATTACGGCCAGCGCTCTATTGGGCGG
The DNA window shown above is from Synechococcus sp. CC9902 and carries:
- the mtnB gene encoding methylthioribulose 1-phosphate dehydratase; the protein is MNTIQELREQLAKTIGDLHGRRWCEGTGGNFSVVVQHDPIHLLMAPSGVNKGRLEPAELVIVDEQNNVIEGRGRASAETTLHLEIIRQLKCGAVLHTHSIETTVLSAHYARVGTIQLEGWEMLKGLKGITSHETTIDIPIMSNNQNIEELSQTVRPYLSKTIPGILVAGHGLYAWGDSLAEAQRHVEILEFLFSVLLKKKLLQLSQ
- the mtnC gene encoding acireductone synthase gives rise to the protein MISHILLDIEGTTCPVTFVTETLFPYAQLALKDFLERHKDDPSISQLINNAEDEWMQDQDKQSATLRHSSEEIQQPKHLKIESYLQLLIASDKKSTALKDIQGKVWKEGYTTGKITSELFEDAYEGLKKWHKQGFTLGIYSSGSVEAQRLLYKYTSKGDIENLFSHWFDTHIGNKKEQRSYTAIASSMACKPQNILFISDNSDECDAAKGAGLFTLYSLREGNPQQEPRDHPIIINLGDVDQWLK